The proteins below come from a single Aegilops tauschii subsp. strangulata cultivar AL8/78 chromosome 6, Aet v6.0, whole genome shotgun sequence genomic window:
- the LOC109779042 gene encoding nicotinamide/nicotinic acid mononucleotide adenylyltransferase — translation MAMEEVEVPLPTEKLSMDPNRDGGDRGGVVLVATGSFNPPTYMHLRMFELAKDELQQRGYSVLGGYMSPVNDAYKKKDLLPAAHRARLCELACGNSSFVMVDPWEAMQKGYQRTLTVLSRVKNSLCKDGLADQGGVNVMLLCGSDLLESFSTPGVWIPDQVRAICKDFGVVCIRREGKDVQKLICSSETLQECRDNIISVDEIVPNQISSSRVRECIRKHLSIKYLTCDEVIEYIREHRLYMETGESDTRS, via the exons ATGGCCATGGAGGAGGTGGAGGTGCCCCTCCCCACGGAGAAGCTCTCCATGGATCCAAATCG GGATGGGGGGGATCGAGGTGGTGTGGTGCTGGTGGCCACCGGCAGCTTCAATCCCCCCACCTACATGCACCTGCGCATGTTCG AGCTGGCGAAGGATGAGCTGCAGCAGCGAGGGTACTCTGTGCTGGGTGGATACATGTCCCCGGTGAACGACGCGTACAAGAAGAAG GATCTCTTGCCGGCTGCTCACCGGGCTCGCCTCTGCGAATTGGCATGCGGAAACTCGTCTTTCGTGATGGTTGATCCATGGGAG GCAATGCAAAAAGGTTATCAGCGCACCTTGACTGTTCTATCTCGAGTTAAGAACTCTCTATGCAAGGACGGCTTAGCTGATCAAG GTGGTGTCAATGTAATGCTTTTGTGTGGTTCTGACCTTCTCGAATCATTCAGCACGCCAGGGGTTTGGATTCCAGATCAG GTCAGGGCCATATGTAAAGACTTTGGTGTTGTTTGTATACGTAGGGAAGGAAAAGATGTTCAAAAGCTAATATGCAGCAGCGAGACACTGCAAGAATGCAGG GATAACATCATTTCGGTTGATGAGATTGTGCCAAATCAGATCAGTTCATCCAGAGTAAG AGAATGTATAAGAAAACATCTCTCAATAAAGTATCTTACTTGCGACGAAGTAATCGAGTACATTAGAGAGCACAGACTGTACATGGAAACTGGAGAGAGTGATACCAGATCATGA
- the LOC109779041 gene encoding uncharacterized protein, producing MSPVAAHRASPAMWSPQPPPPRLQLRRPAGTPLHSSRRLSRIAASQEDPLTALTRVLWGRALPPSQLVLAVRHGWTSAWRLLMRQLAPSDPATGAFTRTPSRFPAVAQPAPGPGARLHLYVGLPCPWAHRALLVRALLGLGPRLPVSVAVPGDDGAWSFTPESPDALYGSRRLRDVYAARRGGFEGRASVPMLWDADRREVVCNESIEIAKFLCTLADDGALDLWPPEHRQEIDRWYGVIYPSVNNGVYRCGFAQSQAAYDAAAAELFDALDMLEGHLSGSRYLCAGAGVTLADVCLFTTLIRFDLVYNPLFRCSRRKLVEYPSLHAYMREIYQLPAAAETCDMAAIADGYFGTLFPLNPGGILPVVPASCSREALMKPHGREALPSAAAAAADGRQLGAAASIVG from the coding sequence ATGTCGCCTGTCGCGGCGCACCGAGCCTCTCCGGCCATGTGGTCCCCGcagcctccgccgccccgcctccaGCTCCGGCGACCGGCGGGGACGCCCCTTCACTCCTCGCGCCGCCTCAGCCGCATCGCCGCATCGCAGGAGGACCCGCTGACTGCGCTGACCCGCGTGCTGTGGGGCCGCGCGCTGCCGCCGTCGCAGCTCGTGCTCGCCGTGCGCCACGGCTGGACCTCGGCGTGGCGGCTCCTCATGCGCCAGCTCGCGCCCTCCGACCCGGCCACGGGCGCCTTCACCCGCACCCCGTCCCGCTTCCCGGCCGTCGCGCAGCCCGCGCCCGGCCCCGGCGCGCGCCTCCACCTCTACGTCGGCCTCCCCTGCCCCTGGGCCCACCGCGCGCTCCTCGTCCGGGCCCTCCTCGGCCTGGGCCCCCGCCTCCCGGTCTCCGTCGCCGTCCCCGGCGACGACGGCGCGTGGTCCTTCACGCCGGAGAGCCCCGACGCGCTCTACGGCTCCCGCAGGCTCCGGGACGTGTACGCCGCCCGGCGCGGCGGGTTCGAGGGCCGGGCGTCCGTGCCCATGCTCTGGGACGCCGACCGCCGCGAGGTGGTCTGCAACGAGAGCATCGAGATCGCCAAGTTCCTCTGCACGCTCGCCGACGACGGCGCCCTCGACCTCTGGCCGCCGGAGCACCGCCAGGAGATCGACCGCTGGTACGGCGTCATCTACCCGAGCGTCAACAACGGCGTGTACCGGTGCGGGTTCGCGCAGAGCCAGGCGGCCTACGAcgcggcggcggccgagctgtTCGACGCGCTGGACATGCTCGAGGGCCACCTCTCCGGGTCCCGGTACCTgtgcgccggcgccggcgtgacGCTGGCCGACGTGTGCCTCTTCACCACGCTCATACGGTTCGACCTGGTGTACAACCCGCTGTTCCGGTGCAGCCGGAGGAAGCTGGTGGAGTACCCCAGCCTCCACGCCTACATGCGCGAGATCTACCAgctgcccgccgccgccgagaCCTGCGACATGGCCGCCATCGCCGACGGGTACTTCGGGACGCTCTTCCCGCTCAACCCCGGCGGGATCTTGCCCGTTGTGCCGGCGAGCTGCAGCCGGGAAGCGCTCATGAAACCTCATGGCAGAGAGGCATTgccttctgctgctgctgctgctgctgatggtAGGCAGCTAGGAGCAGCTGCTAGTATTGTTGGCTAG
- the LOC109779040 gene encoding large ribosomal subunit protein eL37y, with product MTKGTGSFGKRRNKTHTLCIRCGRRSFHLQKSTCSSCGYPAARIRKYNWSVKAIRRKTTGTGRMRYMRHVPRRFKSNFREGTEAAPRSKGASSSGN from the exons ATG ACGAAGGGAACGGGCAGCTTCGGCAAGCGCCGGAACAAGACCCACACGCTGTGCATCCGCTGCGGCCGCCGCAGCTTCCACCTGCAGAAGAGCACCTGCTCCTCGTGCGGCTACCCCGCCGCCCGCATCCGCAAGT ACAACTGGAGTGTGAAGGCCATCAGGAGGAAGACCACCGGCACCGGGAGGATGAGGTACATGCGCCACGTGCCCAGGAGGTTCAAGAGCAACTTCAGAGAGG GAACTGAGGCCGCACCAAGGAGCAAGGGAGCCTCTTCCAGCGGCAACTAG
- the LOC109779039 gene encoding uncharacterized protein, translated as MSAIVGHDDGSPPSPLHLLEVTVISAQDLHRRHRLSHRVRAYAVAWIDGTRKLRTEVDLAGGADPTWNDRFLFRVDAGFLRSETAAVVVEVRATRRFGSDVVLGRTGIVVSTFVRVHSSRLTAAPAVAVAPTGRQVAALQLRRPRSLRPQGVLNVAVTLLGAARAVAPIYHMPGSPDAFAMKDLVAMRPAPFLSEITEDGEAEARDLDYHARRQRPLVEHSGPLDPRGAAIEQSKLAMKLEKWRVDLSPDHGDHDGRGGGRSGRWLRRTSCFGRQESWER; from the coding sequence ATGTCGGCGATAGTGGGGCACGACGACGGCTCGCCGCCGTCCCCGCTCCACCTGCTGGAGGTCACGGTCATCTCCGCGCAGGACCTGCACCGGCGCCACCGGCTCAGCCACCGGGTGCGCGCGTACGCCGTGGCGTGGATCGACGGCACGCGGAAGCTGCGCACGGAGGTGGACCTCGCCGGCGGGGCCGACCCGACGTGGAACGACCGGTTCCTCTTCCGCGTGGACGCCGGGTTCCTCAGGTCGGAgaccgccgccgtcgtcgtcgagGTGCGCGCGACCCGGAGGTTTGGCTCTGATGTTGTCCTTGGACGCACGGGGATCGTGGTGAGCACGTTCGTGCGCGTGCACTCGTCCAGGCTCACTGCTGCTCCTGCGGTGGCGGTGGCGCCCACCGGCCGGCAGGTGGCGGCGCTGCAGCTCAGGCGCCCGCGGTCCCTCCGGCCGCAGGGCGTGCTCAACGTGGCGGTGACGCTGCTGGGCGCCGCGCGCGCCGTGGCGCCCATCTACCACATGCCGGGGTCACCGGACGCGTTCGCCATGAAGGACCTCGTGGCGATGAGGCCGGCGCCGTTCCTGTCCGAGATCACGGAGGACGGCGAGGCCGAGGCGAGGGATCTGGACTACCACGCGCGCCGCCAGCGGCCGTTGGTTGAGCACTCCGGGCCGCTGGACCCGAGGGGCGCCGCCATCGAGCAGAGCAAGCTGGCCATGAAGCTGGAGAAGTGGAGGGTGGATCTGTCCCCGGACCATGGGGATCATgacggccgcggcggcggcaggtcaGGGAGGTGGCTGCGCCGGACCTCCTGCTTCGGCCGCCAGGAGAGCTGGGAAAGGTAA